A part of Rhopalosiphum maidis isolate BTI-1 chromosome 3, ASM367621v3, whole genome shotgun sequence genomic DNA contains:
- the LOC113559935 gene encoding F-box only protein 6-like — protein sequence MEALKNHHQLFDLLPNEVIVNTFTFIDADTLFDCRLVCKRWKELIDEYAFQEKAARENEFMNDGRGYYSFSQINSNDIRKLDLPWYVFYVIIKYDPFNRNLVKNHCGQGGLNHWGNITNTLWSMPGDFDMFNFVDMSCIQQIPQDNRYVLSDPDFDGYTSCFVIDFQYLRTIDQQIIFKDYGLNEIVMKTLRPKISFSAWYYRDNSQHISYTLRATVHSRTNEIIGLCDNVDTGLQREFGWNKVSNSFEIQGDETSLILHHSIMDSRFSCSMTNFKMSCSVVKIPLPIKYKNVNSYMYI from the exons atggaagcgttaaaaaatcatcaccaactttttgatttattgCCGAATGAAGTAATTGTAAACACATTTACCTTTATAGACGCAGACACGCTTTTCGATTGCAGACTTGTGTGTAAACGATGGAAGGAACTAATAGATGAATATGCATTTCAAGAAAAAGCTGCTCGAGAAAACGAGTTTATGAATGATGGCCGAGGGTACTACAGTTTCTCACAAATCAATTCAAATGACATTAGAAAACTGGATTTACCGTGGTACGTTTTTTATGTGATAATCAAATATGATCCATTCAACAGAAACTTGGTGAAAAACCACTGTGGGCAGG gCGGATTAAACCATTGGggaaatattactaatacgtTATGGTCTATGCCTGGTGATTTTGATATGTTTAACTTTGTTGACATGTCGTGTATTCAACAAATACCACAGGATAATCGTTATGTTTTATCCGATCCAGATTTTGATGGATATACAAgttgttttgttattgattttcaGTATTTACGGACAATAgatcaacaaattatatttaaagattatggtttaaatgaaATCGTGATGAAAACTCTTCGACctaaaatttcatttagtGCATG GTATTATAGAGATAATAGTCAACATATCAGTTATACGTTACGCGCAACTGTTCACAGTAGAACAAATGAAATCATAGGTCTATGTGATAATGTCGATACTGGTCTACAAAGGGAATTTGGATGGAAtaaa gtttcAAATTCGTTTGAAATTCAAGGAGATGAAACTTCCTTAATTCTACACCATTCCATAATGGACTCAAGGTTTTCATGTTCGATgaccaattttaaaatgtcgtgCTCTGTAGTTAAAATTCCgctaccaataaaatataaaaatgttaattcttacatgtatatctaa